The stretch of DNA ATGGCGGGTCCAGTTATTCTGAATGTGCCCAATACCCTGTCGTTTTTGCGCATCTTCTCGGCGCCGCTGTTTATCTGGTTGCTGCTCAACGATTGGATGAATGCGGCTCTCTGGCTGTTCCTGGTTGCGGGCGTCACCGATGCGGTGGATGGCTTTATCGCCAAGCGCTTTGGCTTGCAGACCGAACTGGGCGCCTATCTGGATCCTCTGGCGGACAAGCTTCTGCTCCTTTCAGGTTTTATCACCCTGAGCGTGATCGATGTGATGCCGTTGTGGATGACGCTGCTGGTGGTGACGCGGGATCTGGTCATTGTCGGCGGCGCGCTGGTGTATCAACTGGCCACCGGCGCGTTGCGCATGGAGCCGCTGATTATCAGCAAGCTCAATACCGTGGCGCAGATCACCCTGTTGGTGGCGGTGCTGGCGGAGCAGGCGTTTGGCGCGTTTGAGTGGCTGTTTACGCCACTGCTGATTTTTGCCGCCCTCACTACCGCTGCCTCCGGGTTGGCTTACACCATCGAGTGGACCCGCCGCGCCACCTCGTCTGATCCGGGGGGCGCGCCATGAGCGACTCCCCGGGCGAGGGCGCCAGCCAGTTACTGCTCAACTACCCTCTGGATCCTGATTTCACCTTCTACTCCCTGGTGAGCGGCCCGCATAATGCGGAGGCGGTGGCGGCCCTGCGTGATCCCTTTGCGCTGGGTGTTTCCAGCTTGGTGATCGTAGCTGAAGCGGGGTTGGGCAAAACCCATCTGCTGCAGGCGGCGGTGGGCGCGCATCAGGCGCGCAACGGACGCAGCGCCGGGGCGTACCTGGATTGCGCTGCGCTGTCGGCGCAGTTGGCCGGGTGTGATGACCTGGAGCAGGCGTTGAGCGACTTTCTGGCGCAACAGGATGCGGGCGGGCTGATCGCCGTGGATGGCCTGGAGCGGCTGCAATTGGACCCGGCGCTGCAGGAGGCGACGCTATTTCTCTACAATGCGTTGCGCGCAGGCGGCGGCGTTTTTGTCGGCGCTGCGCAGGTGGCGCCGCAGGAGATGCGTAATCTGCGCGATGATCTGAAGTCCCGCCTGCT from Magnetofaba australis IT-1 encodes:
- a CDS encoding CDP-alcohol phosphatidyltransferase family protein, producing MAGPVILNVPNTLSFLRIFSAPLFIWLLLNDWMNAALWLFLVAGVTDAVDGFIAKRFGLQTELGAYLDPLADKLLLLSGFITLSVIDVMPLWMTLLVVTRDLVIVGGALVYQLATGALRMEPLIISKLNTVAQITLLVAVLAEQAFGAFEWLFTPLLIFAALTTAASGLAYTIEWTRRATSSDPGGAP
- a CDS encoding HdaA/DnaA family protein — translated: MSDSPGEGASQLLLNYPLDPDFTFYSLVSGPHNAEAVAALRDPFALGVSSLVIVAEAGLGKTHLLQAAVGAHQARNGRSAGAYLDCAALSAQLAGCDDLEQALSDFLAQQDAGGLIAVDGLERLQLDPALQEATLFLYNALRAGGGVFVGAAQVAPQEMRNLRDDLKSRLLWGPVLNVEQPDESELGAILDKLAADRGVRLSAELRHFLLLRLPRSIGEASAALVRLDRAALKLQRPLTVPLAKQVLEL